Genomic segment of Sodaliphilus pleomorphus:
GAACCAGCGTGTGAAACTTGCCTACTACATGAGCGGAGACAAAAAGGAGCACTCCTTGTTCATCTTCGACGAGCCATCGACGGGCCTGCACTTCCACGACATCAACACCTTGATAAAGTGCTTCAACAGGCTCATCGAAAAGGGACACACCATCGTTGTGATAGAGCACAACATGGACATCATAAAATGTGCCGATCATGTCATCGATCTCGGCCCCGAGGGCGGCATGGACGGAGGCAACATTGTTGCCACAGGCACTCCCGAGGAAATTGCCCAGTGCGAGGCAAGCTACACTGGCAAGTACTTGAAGGAAAAATTGAAATAATTTTCACTTTACCCTCAATTTTCTTAATTTTGCAGACACCTATTACAACAATTTATTAACGCATTTACTGAAAAATAATGGTACTACAACGTTGGCAAACAGTCTATCTACTTATCGCTACAATACTAATGGCGGCATTTGCATTCATGACATCGATCTCGATTCAAGTCGGTCCCCAAGAATACATTTTAGGAGCATTGGTCTCGGGGGCCAAGGGCAGTGACACACACCCCGACCTGCTCTTGATGGTCATGGATGCCCTGATCATCGTGATTTCGATTATCACCATCATCAGGTACAAGAATCTTAAAGCGCAAATGAGCCTGTGCGCAATGTGCATTGCCCTCACGATTGCGATGGTGCTTTGCATTCTGGTATTGGCATTCACGCAGAAGGCCATGGGCGACGTGAGTGTCATGCACATTGGCAATTTAATGCCGCTCTTGGCCATTGTGTGCTATGCACTTGCCTACCGGGGAATTTCTCACGACAAGAAGCTGCTCAGCGACAGCGAGCGCCTGCGTTGATACGCTTGCAGTCACGCCCCTGCTCACACTGGAGCAACAGCTATTGCTTGTGCAGTCGCAATTTTTTTTCGCATGCCTTGACCTGGTTCGACGTGGCCAAGGCTTTTTTGCATGGCCGCAAAAAGTCGATCGGAT
This window contains:
- a CDS encoding DUF4293 family protein produces the protein MVLQRWQTVYLLIATILMAAFAFMTSISIQVGPQEYILGALVSGAKGSDTHPDLLLMVMDALIIVISIITIIRYKNLKAQMSLCAMCIALTIAMVLCILVLAFTQKAMGDVSVMHIGNLMPLLAIVCYALAYRGISHDKKLLSDSERLR